From one Macaca nemestrina isolate mMacNem1 chromosome 3, mMacNem.hap1, whole genome shotgun sequence genomic stretch:
- the LOC105466661 gene encoding GTP-binding nuclear protein Ran-like: MAAQEEPQVQFKLVSVGDSGTGKTTFVKRHLTGEFEKCIATLGVEVHPLVFHTNRGPIKFNVWDTASQEKFGGLRDGYYNQAQRAIIMFDVTSRVTYKNVPTWHRDQVRVCENISIVLCGNKVDIKNRKVKAKSIVFHRRKNLRISAKSNYNFEKPFLWLARKLIGDPNLEFAAMSALSPPEVVMDQLWQHSMSTT; this comes from the coding sequence ATGGCTGCCCAGGAAGAGCCCCAGGTCCAGTTCAAACTTGTATCGGTTGGTGACAGTGGTACTGGGAAAACGACCTTCGTGAAACGTCATTTGACTGGTGAATTTGAGAAGTGTATAGCCACCTTGGGTGTTGAGGTTCATCCCCTAGTATTCCACACCAACAGAGGACCTATTAAGTTCAATGTATGGGACACAGCCAGCCAGGAGAAATTCGGTGGACTGAGAGATGGCTATTATAACCAAGCCCAGCGTGCCATCATAATGTTTGATGTAACATCAAGAGTTACTTACAAGAATGTGCCTACCTGGCATAGAGATCAGGTACGAGTGTGTGAAAACATCTCCATCGTGTTGTGTGGCAACAAAGTGGATATTAAGAACAGGAAAGTGAAGGCAAAATCCATTGTCTTCCACCGAAGGAAGAATCTTCGCATTTCTGCCAAAAGTAACTACAACTTTGAAAAGCCCTTCCTCTGGCTTGCTAGGAAGCTCATTGGAGACCCTAACTTGGAATTTGCTGCCATGTCTGCTCTCTCCCCACCGGAGGTTGTCATGGACCAGCTTTGGCAGCACAGTATGAGCACGACTTAG